ATAATAGTCTTCGGGACGGAGGCCGGTGCGGCCGAGATAACGGTATTCTTCTGCGGATTTGGTTCCCTTGGACTTGAAAAAGCGGCCGCCCGACTGCGGCTCCGGCGCGTAAACGGCCAGCGCCATCGTGCTGCTCCAAAGTCCTACGATCGCCAACGCGATCAAGCTCCTGAAAAAGTTGCTCATTTTATTTCCTGCCACGGGAAACTCCTTTCGTTCGTTACGAGGCTCGTGCAAGAATTCCGGCCTTCGCCGCAGTTCCTGCAATTTGCCACATTGTGTGACCGGGGTCTACCGGTGAAATGCTGATTGAAACGTCCTCTTTTGCCTTACATTTGAGTAAGTTATATCAAACATCGGCTTAGGCCCCAAGTCTTTTTAGCATAATGTTTTGCAGGGTGTAGGGGTTTTCCTGACAGGGCTCTAAATCATGTAGTCCCCGCACTTTAAAAACATTGGAAAAAACCCTCAGCAGGCGGAACATTTACGCGCACCGGCGGATTTTTTTGATTTTCTTGGGATCTTTTTCCCTCGGCTCCGCGTCCGCGATTTTCGCGACCTTCACGGCTTTGGGCCCTTTCGGGGTCTGCTCGATCTCGAACTCCACGGTATCTCCCCGTTTCAAGGTCTTATAGCCCTCCACCTGGATCTCAGAAAAGTGCACGAAAAATTCCTGCTCGTCTTCCGAAAGAACGAACCCATACTTCATCGTGTTGTTGAACCATTTGACGGTGCCTTTAGCCATAACATCCCCTCTAGTTCATCCCGAAGTAGGTTGATAGTTTAGTTTCCGAGGTCCCGAGCCCAGCCTGGTAAAGCGGCCATTCTTTCGAGGCCTCGGGCGGTCCGATCACGTCGCAAAGCGAAGGCGAAGACGAAAAACAGGCGTGGCGGATGCCGCGCGTCCACGTCTCGAAAAAAGCCTGATTTTTGTGGTAAGAATTTGCGAGCAAAATGTTCGGCTTTCCCATGAGCGTGCACAGGATGTGGCCGTGCAGCCGGTTGGTAATCACCAGCCGGTAGGGGGCCATTTGCCGCACGCCGCGGAAAACAAGTTCGAGCGATTTCAGATGCAGGCCGCCATAAGGCAGGCCGCCGACTTCGCGCACGAGCCCTTCGAGGCAAGCGCGCTGGCTTTCGGGAATCAATTCGATCAGGCGCGCAACCGGAGGGCCCTGCCACAATCCGGAAAGGAAAGGGCATTTGCGGTAAAGCCTCTGAAGCCCGCGGGAAGCAAAGTTCATGGACCACCAGTCGCCGGAAACGATGCCGGGATTGCGGACACGCGGTATTCCCCGCCGCGTGTTCGCGGGCAATTCTTTGTCGTTGCGGCGGTGAAAAAAGATCTGCTGTCCCGCAAAGGGATCGTTCAGCTTCAGCCGGTCCGCGAAATAAAAGGACATGTCCGGCGCCTTGAGCACGCGGCACCGGTCGAATTGCCCGAGCGCGAAACGGTAGCTGATTTCGTCGCGCGCAAGGAGCGTCAGGTCCGGATGCGCGTTGAAAATGCGGCGCGCGCGGTCCAGCTTCGCGGGATCCCGGAAATAAATGCTCTGAGGCATGATGACGACCGGACGTTCCGGATGCGCCGCGATCACCTTCTCGCGGAAATGCTGGTGGTATCCCCACAGGTCGCCGAGATTGCCTCCGCCCGTAAAAAGAATCGGGCCCTGGGATTCGGCCGTAAGTTTCCGGGGCGTGTAGCTGCCAGCATGGGCCACGTAAGGGATCCGGGCTTTTTTGACTTCGAGCAGCCAGGCGGTCAAGGCGGACCAGATGAGGTGGTCGCCGATGTTGTAAAACAGCGGGTAATCC
This Verrucomicrobiia bacterium DNA region includes the following protein-coding sequences:
- a CDS encoding polysaccharide pyruvyl transferase family protein, producing the protein MSGMTETQILPEDANDSLKVRAALTDVLETLPDFDSCAIMDYPLFYNIGDHLIWSALTAWLLEVKKARIPYVAHAGSYTPRKLTAESQGPILFTGGGNLGDLWGYHQHFREKVIAAHPERPVVIMPQSIYFRDPAKLDRARRIFNAHPDLTLLARDEISYRFALGQFDRCRVLKAPDMSFYFADRLKLNDPFAGQQIFFHRRNDKELPANTRRGIPRVRNPGIVSGDWWSMNFASRGLQRLYRKCPFLSGLWQGPPVARLIELIPESQRACLEGLVREVGGLPYGGLHLKSLELVFRGVRQMAPYRLVITNRLHGHILCTLMGKPNILLANSYHKNQAFFETWTRGIRHACFSSSPSLCDVIGPPEASKEWPLYQAGLGTSETKLSTYFGMN